GACGATTCACACCAAGGGTGCTCTGCTGTGGGAGCCCGGGACCAACTCCGGGTGGACGATCTCGGACATCGAGATCGACCCGCCGAAGCGCGCAGAGGTCCTCATCAAGCTGACCGCCTCGGGACTGTGCCACTCCGACGCCCACCTCGACACCGGCGACATCCCGCTGCCGTACAAGCCCGTGCTGGGCGGGCACGAGGGCGCCGGCGTCATCCAGGAGGTCGGGCCCGAGGTGCACGACCTCAAGGTCGGCGACCACGTCGTCACGACCTTCCTGCCCTCCTGTGGCGTCTGCCGGTGGTGCTCCTCCGGCATGGGCAACCTGTGCGACGTCGGTGCCGGCGTGCTCAGCGGCTTCGCGCCCGACGGCACGAACCGCATCCACTCCGGTGGCCAGCCGGTCGGCGCGATGTCCTTCCTGGGCACGTTCTCGCCGTACGTCGTGGCACCGGTCAGCGGTGTCATCAAGATCGACAAGGACATCCCCCTGGAGAAGGCGGCCCTCGTCGGCTGCGGCGTCCCGACCGGCTGGGGCTCGGCCGTCAACTCGGCCGAGACGGGCGTCGGCGACACCGTCGTCGTGGTGGGCACGGGCGGTGTGGGCATCAACGCGGTGCAGGGTGCACGGCACGCCGGCGCGAGGACGATCGTGGCGATCGATCCCGTCGCGTTCAAGCGCG
Above is a genomic segment from Aeromicrobium chenweiae containing:
- a CDS encoding NDMA-dependent alcohol dehydrogenase, producing MTIHTKGALLWEPGTNSGWTISDIEIDPPKRAEVLIKLTASGLCHSDAHLDTGDIPLPYKPVLGGHEGAGVIQEVGPEVHDLKVGDHVVTTFLPSCGVCRWCSSGMGNLCDVGAGVLSGFAPDGTNRIHSGGQPVGAMSFLGTFSPYVVAPVSGVIKIDKDIPLEKAALVGCGVPTGWGSAVNSAETGVGDTVVVVGTGGVGINAVQGARHAGARTIVAIDPVAFKRDMAEQLGATHAVEDFDKGIALVRDLTNGVMADRVILTTGVAYGDLIAPCLELTRKAGTLVVTAAAPAMQTQVNMNLLDLTMSGKRIQGALYGSCNARVEVPKLLDLYRSGALKLDELVTRTYTLEEINQGYTDMSEGRNLRGVIVYE